Below is a window of Dietzia timorensis DNA.
TAAGACCCTCACCGATCCGGAGGTTTCCGAGCAGGTCACCTCGCTCATCGATGACCTCAAGACGCAGCCGTACCTCACCGGCACCGAGACGCTCGTCGACCCGGCCACCGCGGCCGCCGGAATGGCGCAGCAGCTCGGTGAGGCCAAGGCCGCACAGCAACTGCCGCAGGAGCAGATCGACGCCGATATCGCGGCGATGAGTCCGCTCAGCGAGGACGAGCGCACCGGCCTCCTCGACGTCACCTTCGACGCGGAATCCTCGATGGACATCCCCGCCGAGGACGTCGAGGCGTTCAAGGAGGTCGTCGAGAAGCACGAATCCTCCGATCTCGAGATCGCCTACTCGGGCAACGCCTTCCAGACCCAGGAGCTCGGAGGTGCCGCCGAACTCATCGGTATCGCCGTGGCCGCGTTGGTCCTCATCATCACGTTCGGTTCGTTCATTGCTGCCGGTATGCCACTGATCACCGGCGTCACCGGCGTCGGCATCGGCATCGCCGGAGTGCTTGCGGCGACCTCGGTCACCGACACCATCAACTCGATGACCCCGACGCTCGCCTCGATGATCGGCCTCGCCGTCGGCATCGACTACGCGCTGTTCATCGTCTCTCGCTTCCGCAGCGAGCTGATCAAACACGTGGACGGCTACGACATCGCGCCGGCCGAACTCGCGCAGCGCATCAAGACGCTCGACCGCGCCGAGCGCGCACACATTGCGGGCATGGCCGTCGGCAAGGCCGGCTCGGCCGTGGTCTTCGCCGGCCTCACCGTCGTTATCGCGCTCACCGCGCTGTCCATCATCAACATCCCGTTCCTGACGGCGATGGCGCTGGCCGCAGCGGTGACGGTCGTGATCGCGGTGCTCGTTGCGCTGACGCTACTTCCGGCCATCCTCGGCGCGTTCGGGACGAAGGTGTTCGCCGGTCGCGCGCCGGTGGTCAAGGCTCCGGACCCGGAGAACGAGGCGCCGACGATGGGCCTCAAGTGGGTCCGCCAGATCCGCAAGCGTCCGGTCGTGTTCGCCGGTGCAGTGGTCGTGTTGCTCGCGCTGCTCGCCATCCCCGCGGCGCAGCTGCGACTTGCCATGCCGTCGGACGGCAGCATGAAGCCGGGCAGCCCGAACCGCGTCGCCTACGAGATGATCGACGAGGGCTTCGGCCCGGGCCGCAACGCCCCGATGGTCGCGCTCGTCGAGGCCGACGGCAAGAACCCGGAAGAGGCCATGGGGATCTTCGCCCAGGCCGCCACCGGACTGCAGGACACCGACGGCGTGTCCAATGCGCAGGTCGCGCAGGTCAGCGAGGACGGCACGGCCGCCCAGGTGATGATCACGCCCGAGGTCGGAGCGACCGACGAGCGTGCCGCGGAGGTGCTCGAGAACATTCGCTCCGGCGAGGAGGCCTTCCAGTCCGAAACAGGAGCGACCTACGCCGTCACGGGCGTGTCTCCCATCTACGAGGACATCTCCGATCGCCTGTCCGAGGTGCTCATCCCGTACGTCGCGATCGTCCTCGCGCTTGCGTTCCTCCTGCTCATGGTCGTGTTCCGGTCGATCCTCGTGCCGCTCGTCGCGGCGCTGGGCTTCGCGCTCTCAGTCGCAGCCACCTTCGGTATCACCGTCGGCCTGTGGCAGGAAGGCTGGGGCGGGATCGTCTCGGATCCGCAGCCGATCATCTCCTTCCTCCCGATCATGCTCATCGGCCTCGTGTTCGGCTTGGCCATGGACTACCAGGTGTTCCTGGTCTCGCGGATGCGCGAGGGATACGTCCACGGCAAGACCGCGCACAACGCCGTGTCCAACGGCTTCAAACACGGTGCTCGGGTGGTCACCGCAGCGGCGCTGATCATGATCTCCGTCTTCGCGGCGTTCATGCTCATGGACGAGCCGTTCATCAAGGTGATGGGCTTCGCGCTCGCCGCCGCGGTGTTCCTCGACGCGTTCCTCGTGCGCATGACCCTCATCCCGGCGGTCATGTTCCTGCTCGGCGATGCGGCATGGAAGCTGCCGAAGTGGCTCGACAAGATCCTCCCGCGCGTCGACATCGAAGGTGAGACGCTCGTCGAGATCGAGGACGAGCTGTGGCAGAAGAAGCAGCAGTCGGTCGACGCATAACGATGAAGAGTCTGCGCGAACGGAAGAAGAGCGAGACGCGCCGCCGCCTTGCGGTGGCGGCCGTCGAGCTCCTCGCCGAAGAGGGCGAGGAGGGCGTGACGATCGCTGCCATCGCGGACCGCGCCGGCGTCTCCACCCGTACCTTCCACAACTATTTCCAGAAGCGGGAAGACGCGTTCTACCACTTCATCGAGGTCATCACCTCGCAGTGGAAGGAAAAGCTGGCGGAGCTCCCGCCCGAGGACGGCCCGATTCGCAACATTCGGGACATCCTCCTCGACATGATCGATCCGTCCAACGGATTCATCATGTCACCGGCGAACTTCATCCAGCTCGCCGACAACATCACGGTGTTGCTCGGTAGCGTCGAGCGAGCCTGCGCCAAGGATCTCGTCCGCGATCTCGAGACCGACCTCTACGACCGCACCGACGGTTCGATGTCGCGTCTCGAAATCAAGGTGCTGTTCCCGGCGCTGCTCGCCGCGACGGGAGTCGCTCTCGAGATGAGCCACGAGGAGGGCGCGGATCCGGTCGATTACGTGACCCAGGCGTTCGACTTCTTCGAGTCACGGTTCTCCGCGAACCACTAACCACCACACCACCTATGACGCCGGAGGTGCTGAGCACCCCCAGCCTGCGAGACCGCCCCGTCGCTTGGAAAAGCGTCGGGGCGGTCCCCATTTCTCGCGGCCATCTTGCGGGTTCTCGTCAGGGCGGGGCGCCGATCTAGGGCAGGATGGGTGCATCGGGCCGCGACGAAAGGGCGGGCATGGAACAGTTCTCCAACGACGGATTGACCTTCGACGTCTTCGATTCCGGCGAGGCGGAGGGTGCCTCGCCGTCCGGCACGGTCGTGCTCTTGCACGGCTTCCCGCAAACCTCGGCCATCTGGAGTGATGTCTCGGCTATCCTCAATGCAGGCGGCCTGCGCACGGTCGCCTTCGATCAGCGCGGATACTCTCCGGGCGCGCGTCCGGACGGTCGCCGTCACTACCGAATCGAACTTCTGGTGGGCGATACCGCCGCGCTCATCGAGCAGCTGGGCGCCGGCCCGGTGCATCTCGTCGGGCACGACTGGGGTGCGGTCGTAGCGTGGCAACTCGCGGCGACCCGGCCTGACCTCGTCGCCACGCTGACCTCCCTGTCCGTGCCGAGCACGGGCGCCTTCCTCAAGTCGATGCTCTCCAGCGCGCAGCTTTTGCGCAGCTGGTACATGGGCTTTTTTCAGCTGCCCCTCGTGCCCGAGGTGCTCGCAGACCGCGTGCCCGCGGCCCTCGACAAGACGCTCGAACTCAATGGCATGAATGCCGGGCAGATCGCCGCCGTGCACAGCGAAGTGATCGCCACGGGCGCGTTCGGGTACGCCGTCAATTGGTATCGCGCGCTGCCCTACGCCAACCCGAAGTTCTTCCGTTCGCGGGTCGCCGTTCCGACGGCGCACGTGTGGGGCGAAGGCGACGCGGCGCTTGACCGGCGCGGGGCTGAGCTGGCGGAGGAGTACGTCGACGCGCCCTTCGAACTGCACGTCATCGGACGCGGCGGGCATTGGCTTCCGGAGCACTATCCGGAGAAGGTCGCCGAAATCGTGCTCGGTCTCTCCGGCTAGGCCAGACCGCCGGGATCGATGCTCGCGAAGGTGCGGAACCTCGCGCTGTCCGCCGGGTAGCCTGGGGCGCGTGAACCCTGGACCTGCGATCGAGGCCTATTCGCGCCGAGCCGATGAGTATGTCGACCTGCTGGGAAGTATCGACTCCGTGCATGCGGTGGATCGGGCGTTGATCGCCGAGTGGGCGCGGGTCGCGGACGGGCCGTTGATCGACGTGGGTAGCGGGCCCGGGCATCTCACGGAGTTTCTACGCGAGCAGGGGCACGATGTTCGCGGGATCGAACCGTCAGCTGCCTTTGTCGATAGCGCACGGGCGCGTTTCCCGGGCTGCGAGTTCTGGCTTGGCGATGCCATGACGCTGCGGGAGGAAAAGGGCCGCTTCGCAGGCGTCCTCGCTTGGTATTCGCTGATCCACCTGCCTCCGGAGGAGCACGCCGAAACTCTCCACGCGCTGGCGGGCGCGCTGCGGCCGGGCGGGACGATGCTGCTGGGGTTCTTCGTCGGCCGCCGCACGGAAATCTTCGACCACGCCATTGCGCCCGCCTTTTTTCGGACCGTGGACAACGTGCGCGACCAGGTGCGTGCGGCCGGGCTCGACATCGTCGAGACCCACACGCGCAGCGGCGGCCCGCATCGTCCCCACGCCGCCGTAATAGCTTCCAAGGAGCATGGGACGAAAGGACGAACGAGATGAAATCCACGCATGTCAGCCAAGTGATCGCGGCGCCGGCGAGCCGCGTCTACGACTTCGCCGCCAACCCCGACAACCTTCCGCGTTGGGCAGCAGGTCTTGCGCAGGCGGAGGTGCGCCGCGATGGTGAGGACCTCGTCGCCGCGTCTCCGATGGGCGACGTGCGCGTGCGTTTCGCGCCGCCTAACGACTTCGGCGTGCTCGACCACGACGTGACGCTGCCGTCAGGCGAGGTGGTGAACAACCCGCTGCGGGTGCTGGACCACCCCGACGGCGCCGAAGTGGTGTTCACGGTGCGGCAGCTAGCTGCGAGCGACGACGATTTCGCGCGCGACTGCGCTGCGGTGGCCCGGGATCTCGAGGCGCTGCGCGAGCTCGTCGAAGGCTAGGGAGAGGGCTTCCGGGGGCCGGGGAACCCTGTGAAGTCGCGAAACACCGCGCGCGGCCGGAAACACGTCGGCCAGCCGCAGTGAATCCGGCCGGACGTGTCGAAGAGACGCGGAGAAATGTGGCGCGTAGAGCACGCCGTCATGTTCCGGTGCGACGCGGGGTTCACAGAGGTACAGAAAGTACTGCATCCGTGCTTCAAACTTTCGAACGGATCCTCTCCAGGATTCGGGCGACCAGAAGCTTCTCGTCCAAGAAGTCTCGACTGGTTACGTGCATGACGCGGTAGCCGCGCGCGGTGAGGCCCTGGTCCCGCGAGCGCTGGTGGTCGAATTGCGTCCACTCGGAATTGGCCATGCGGCCGGCGGCAAATTTTCCCTTGCCGTCGAACTCGAGGACGAGGTTCTCTTCCGGCAGGTAGAGGTCGGCGATGTAGATCAGCGGGCCGCCGTCGCTGTCGCCGTCGCGAATCTCGAATTGCGGAATGGGCGTCGAGAAGCCGTGCCGAAAGAGCAGGACGCGCAATCGGGTTTCGCCAGGACTCTCTGCGCGACCATCGGAAAAGTCGAGTGCCGCCGCAGCTCGCGAAACTCCTTTGCCCGACGTTCCCGCTAGTCGCGCGCGGAGTGCGTCCTTGCTGGTGAGCTTCCTGTGCAGAGCCGCGTCGATCGCGGTTGTGGAAGCCAAGAAGCTGGATTGCCTGGCGAACTCGATGAGCGCCAGATCGACGGACACGATAGGAATGCCGTTCGCGGAGGCTTGATCTTCGCGAAGCAGCTGCCGGTCTACCTTGATGTATCTCCCGTGAACTCGGTTAGCAGGTGTAACGCTGTGGCGGGTCAGATGGATCCTGCTCAGGTCGTGGTCAACCAGCGGAAGGTTGAGGGCGGCAAGCGCCGACCACGAACTCGCGTACCACTCGTTCTTCGAGGTGGTGAGAGCACCCAGGACTCGCACTGCGTGACGTTCTTCCGGGTAGAGGCCGTTGAATGCCGACGTCGCGTAAGAGC
It encodes the following:
- a CDS encoding class I SAM-dependent methyltransferase, with the protein product MNPGPAIEAYSRRADEYVDLLGSIDSVHAVDRALIAEWARVADGPLIDVGSGPGHLTEFLREQGHDVRGIEPSAAFVDSARARFPGCEFWLGDAMTLREEKGRFAGVLAWYSLIHLPPEEHAETLHALAGALRPGGTMLLGFFVGRRTEIFDHAIAPAFFRTVDNVRDQVRAAGLDIVETHTRSGGPHRPHAAVIASKEHGTKGRTR
- a CDS encoding MMPL family transporter, whose protein sequence is MAKFLYRVGRSAYAHRWRFIAVWLLVVVAAATAAMTLSKPTSTTFSIPGLESIETQEEMSSKFPGQEDQMEAPAGQVVLKAPEGKTLTDPEVSEQVTSLIDDLKTQPYLTGTETLVDPATAAAGMAQQLGEAKAAQQLPQEQIDADIAAMSPLSEDERTGLLDVTFDAESSMDIPAEDVEAFKEVVEKHESSDLEIAYSGNAFQTQELGGAAELIGIAVAALVLIITFGSFIAAGMPLITGVTGVGIGIAGVLAATSVTDTINSMTPTLASMIGLAVGIDYALFIVSRFRSELIKHVDGYDIAPAELAQRIKTLDRAERAHIAGMAVGKAGSAVVFAGLTVVIALTALSIINIPFLTAMALAAAVTVVIAVLVALTLLPAILGAFGTKVFAGRAPVVKAPDPENEAPTMGLKWVRQIRKRPVVFAGAVVVLLALLAIPAAQLRLAMPSDGSMKPGSPNRVAYEMIDEGFGPGRNAPMVALVEADGKNPEEAMGIFAQAATGLQDTDGVSNAQVAQVSEDGTAAQVMITPEVGATDERAAEVLENIRSGEEAFQSETGATYAVTGVSPIYEDISDRLSEVLIPYVAIVLALAFLLLMVVFRSILVPLVAALGFALSVAATFGITVGLWQEGWGGIVSDPQPIISFLPIMLIGLVFGLAMDYQVFLVSRMREGYVHGKTAHNAVSNGFKHGARVVTAAALIMISVFAAFMLMDEPFIKVMGFALAAAVFLDAFLVRMTLIPAVMFLLGDAAWKLPKWLDKILPRVDIEGETLVEIEDELWQKKQQSVDA
- a CDS encoding alpha/beta fold hydrolase → MEQFSNDGLTFDVFDSGEAEGASPSGTVVLLHGFPQTSAIWSDVSAILNAGGLRTVAFDQRGYSPGARPDGRRHYRIELLVGDTAALIEQLGAGPVHLVGHDWGAVVAWQLAATRPDLVATLTSLSVPSTGAFLKSMLSSAQLLRSWYMGFFQLPLVPEVLADRVPAALDKTLELNGMNAGQIAAVHSEVIATGAFGYAVNWYRALPYANPKFFRSRVAVPTAHVWGEGDAALDRRGAELAEEYVDAPFELHVIGRGGHWLPEHYPEKVAEIVLGLSG
- a CDS encoding TetR/AcrR family transcriptional regulator translates to MAEEAAVGRRITMKSLRERKKSETRRRLAVAAVELLAEEGEEGVTIAAIADRAGVSTRTFHNYFQKREDAFYHFIEVITSQWKEKLAELPPEDGPIRNIRDILLDMIDPSNGFIMSPANFIQLADNITVLLGSVERACAKDLVRDLETDLYDRTDGSMSRLEIKVLFPALLAATGVALEMSHEEGADPVDYVTQAFDFFESRFSANH
- a CDS encoding SRPBCC family protein; protein product: MKSTHVSQVIAAPASRVYDFAANPDNLPRWAAGLAQAEVRRDGEDLVAASPMGDVRVRFAPPNDFGVLDHDVTLPSGEVVNNPLRVLDHPDGAEVVFTVRQLAASDDDFARDCAAVARDLEALRELVEG